A genome region from Candidatus Neomarinimicrobiota bacterium includes the following:
- a CDS encoding peroxiredoxin codes for MQRGISIGRLIAAGWLAAAGVLLAAEPLAEGDLAPDFTLPDQHEVDRSLSDYRGQRVLVYFYPKDDTPGCTKEACGLRDVYAEYQTANIVILGISYDSPESHRDFIAKHELPFALLSDARKEVSKLYGTKGIYPMAIRRSFLIDEDGRVVKIIKDVDVTTHNQDVLRYFREAAAQP; via the coding sequence ATGCAGCGCGGCATATCGATCGGGCGGTTGATTGCGGCCGGGTGGCTGGCTGCCGCCGGGGTACTGCTGGCCGCAGAGCCCCTGGCCGAAGGCGACCTGGCGCCCGACTTCACCTTGCCCGATCAGCATGAAGTGGACCGCTCCCTGTCCGATTACCGCGGCCAGAGGGTATTGGTCTACTTCTACCCCAAGGACGACACTCCCGGCTGCACCAAGGAAGCGTGCGGTCTGCGCGATGTCTACGCCGAGTATCAGACGGCCAACATCGTCATTTTGGGTATCAGCTACGACTCACCGGAGTCTCACCGGGATTTTATCGCCAAGCACGAACTGCCCTTCGCCCTGCTTAGCGATGCCCGCAAAGAGGTCTCCAAACTGTATGGCACCAAGGGGATCTACCCCATGGCCATCCGCCGCTCATTCCTCATTGATGAAGATGGGCGCGTCGTCAAGATCATCAAGGATGTGGATGTCACCACCCACAACCAGGATGTTCTGCGCTATTTCCGCGAAGCAGCCGCCCAACCGTAA
- a CDS encoding isoprenylcysteine carboxylmethyltransferase family protein encodes MTLGDSPTPRAGTAGFALSLLTWSLFLALQRSLPIPTLQLSPGWRWGMTLLFATDTLATIVWSLRVLLAAQRDQRLASTGPYAVVRHPIYSALLWGGTAAVAFAFQAWLVLLAALPLHLIWIRLALMEEQWLIAFFGEDYQRYAARTGRFLPRRSQFTTPPGDSPEISG; translated from the coding sequence GTGACGCTGGGGGACAGCCCGACGCCGCGCGCTGGCACGGCGGGTTTCGCGCTGTCGCTGCTGACGTGGAGCCTCTTCCTGGCCCTGCAGCGCAGCCTGCCTATACCGACCCTGCAGCTTTCACCCGGCTGGCGCTGGGGCATGACCCTGCTCTTCGCCACTGACACTCTGGCAACCATCGTCTGGAGCCTGCGCGTATTGCTAGCTGCCCAGCGCGACCAGCGTCTGGCCAGCACCGGCCCCTACGCCGTGGTGCGCCACCCCATCTACAGTGCCCTGCTGTGGGGCGGGACCGCCGCTGTTGCCTTCGCTTTCCAGGCCTGGCTGGTGTTGCTGGCAGCTCTGCCGCTGCACCTGATCTGGATTCGTCTGGCCCTGATGGAGGAGCAGTGGCTGATTGCTTTTTTCGGTGAGGATTACCAGCGCTATGCCGCCCGCACGGGCCGGTTCCTGCCCCGGCGGTCGCAATTTACCACACCTCCCGGAGACTCCCCGGAGATTTCGGGCTAA